TTAATTAACATGTTATATAACGATTACCATTTAAAAGAATTGTTTTGTGTATATCAAAATCCTGAACAGCGAATGGAAAATCTGGATTTATTCTATCAAGCTGCAAAATCTTTTGATCAAACAGAAATCAGCGGATTAAAAGGTTTCCTTTGCCATTTGGATGATGCATCCAAATCCAAAAAAACGCTCAATGCTTTTCAACAAAAGCCTCCGGAAAATGCAGTACGTATTGTCACCATGCATAAAAGTAAAGGACTGGAATACCCAATTGTATTTGTATCAGGTCTTGGCACCCGATTTAATCAGGAGGAAGCAAAAAAACAAGCCGTATTTCATCCGGAATACGGAATTGGTGCAAACTATATAGATGCTCACAAGCGTTATTATTATCCCACGCTGACCAAACGAGTAGTCCTTGCTGCTTTAAAAGAAGATCAACTGCAAGAAGAACTGCGTATCTTGTACGTTGCACTAACAAGAGCCAAAGAAAAATTGATTCTCACCGGAACTATCTCGAATTTTGAAAAAAAATCAAACGAATGGCTGGCAACCTTAGATGCCTGTGGTATCACCAAAAGTAAACTTCGTCGAACATTAACCTTTATCGAATGGATTTTACCTTGTGTTTTGAAACGACCTGAATTCAATTTGAAGGTATTTGGTGCACAAACCTATGATACCGCGATTGACACCAATGAAATTGCAACAGTCCAAACAGAAGAAGTCTCTATGCAAACAAATCATCTGTTTGTCCCTTACCATCATTTATATCGCACTTCCCTTCCAACCAAAGTTGCAGTTACAGAAGCAAATCGTCTGGCAAAAGCTGAAACTCCGATTGTGAATTTGCGATTATCTGATCTGGATTCTATGGAGCTTGGTTATTCCCAATGTGAATACGGAACCTATTTTCACAAAGTGTTTGAACTGATGGATTTAGATGCCATAAACCAAGGAGAATCAATACCTGACGCCATCAAAAATGCAATTCTTTTGGCAGGGGAACGGGAATATTCTCAGGAAATTTCAGAAAAAATGAAGCTTTTCTTTCAAACAGATCTTGCAAAAGAAATATTAGCAGCAGATACGATTTACCGCGAAAAATCCTTTCTGGTACGCGTCCCTGCTAAAATGGTTTATCCAGTGGACACAGAAGATGTGATACTACTGCAAGGGGTATGTGACTGTTATTACATAAAAAATAATGAAATTACATTACTGGATTTTAAAACAGACAGCAATCCCAATGAAGAAAAAATTCGTCAGAATTACCAAAAGCAATTGGAGCTTTACGGATATGCTCTGGAAAAAATCGAGCAAAAAAAGGTAGTAAAAAAAGTGATTTACACCACTCAAAACCAAAATATCATTCAATTTTAACAATATTCTGAAAGGACAAGCCAATTATGCAATATACTTATTATCCCAAGGGTGTATGTTCCCGAAAAATTGATCTTGAAATCACCGACGGAATTATCACATCAGTTCGCTTTTTAGGAGGTTGCCACGGCAACACTCAGGGAGTTTCCCGATTAATGGAAGGGTTTTCCGTAGAAGAAGCGATTCGTCGGTTAGAAGGGATTGACTGTATGGGAAAAGGAACCTCATGCCCTGATCAATTGGCAAAAGCTTTAAAAGAAGCTATCAAATCATAAAACTAAAAAAAAGAAGCACTGCGAGGTGCTTCTTTTTTTAGTCTATATCAGGATTAGGAGTAAAAGTAGGGGCTATCATCATTCCCACAACATTTTCCGTTTCATCATGTACATTAAGCGGATCCACACTGATAAACCAATCCTGAATACTTTCAATCGGCTTTAAAAGTGCTTCCGATTCACATCCGGTCAGTAATACAGTAGATAACGTTGCTGCAGCAATCATTTTTGTTGTCTTATTCATCGATACCATTTCCTTTCCAATTATTTTTGAACCATTCATTAATCACTTGCAGTTCATATTCACATTGAGGACACGTGCCCACACAACGTCCCTCAAATGAGCAATTTTTAATATCTAAAGGTATCTGATATTTTCGGCAAAGTTCCTTTCGGATATCTTTTAAATATTTACATTTCTCTTTTTCACGATAGGGTTGTAACTTTTGTATTTGAAAACCGTTTTGTAAAAACCGATTCTGAATATCATTGTACAACTCTGGGTCCAATTCTTCTATCACTGTAGCTTCTAATCCGATATCCAGGTGTTTTTCTTCCTGTTCTTTCCGATAGGGATGTAACTCAATATGAAAAATATTCAATTCTTTTAATAACACTATCATCTGCGTAAGATTTTCATCCGTCGTATTATATCCCGGAATCATTGGATAAGTAACTGTAATTTTATCCTGATTGATATGTTCACATAAATACCGCAAATTTTCCTTAATGATTTCATTGGAAACACCTGTATATTTCAGGTGCTTTTTTTCCTCAAACACTTTAAAATCGATATACCATCTATCGATCAAGGGAATCAACTTTTTTAGGGTATCTCTGTCGGTATACAAGGAAGTTTCAATCGCTACAGAAAAATCTTTACAGTATTTTTGAATGAAATTCTTAATAAAATCTGTATGCAGCAGAGGCTCTCCTCCTGAAAAAGTCACGCCTCCCACGCTGTTTTTAAAATATATCACATCTTTTGCAATATAAGAATACAACTCATCAACAGTCAATGATTTGAATCGTTCTGATGCACAAAGTTCAGGATTACAACACCAAAGACAGTTTAACGGACATGCACACATAAAAACAACGCTGCGAACCCCCGGTCCGTCTTCATTGATACGCAATCGGGTAATATGACCAATATTTGCCCGACTATGTTGTGCTGATAGCATTGTTCACACCTTCTTTTCTTATTACATAATTAGACAACATTGTTCCTAAAATTGTTCCTTTATTTGGTATAAAAAAAATAGCAAAAGCACTTTTTCATTTTTTTACTATCCATAATTTCAATATATGAAAGAAATATCCCCCCGAAAACGGAGGGATATTGATTATAATACATCTGCCAGATCGTAGATGAGTTTTTCGGTTTTTTCCCAACCTAAGCAAGGGTCGGTAATAGATTTTCCGTAAACGCCCTCTTCAGGTTTTTGTGAACCGTCTTCCAGATAACTTTCAATCATCAGACCTTTCACCAGCTTTTTAATATCCTCGCTATGACGACAGCTATGCAGCACTTCTTTCGCAATTCTAGGTTGTTCTGCCCATTTTTTGCCGGAGTTTGCATGGTTGGTATCAATAATCACACCGGGATTTGTAAGACCTGATTTTGCGTAAGTTTCTGCTAAGTGAATCAAATCCTCATAGTGGTAGTTTGGCATAGACTGCCCATGTTTGTTCACATAACCTCTTAAAATTGCGTGAGCTAACGGGTTACCATGACTTTCCACTTCCCATCCTCTGTAAATAAAGGTGTGAGAATGTTGTGCCGCGGTGATAGAATTCATCATAACGGAAATATCTCCTGCGGTGGGATTTTTCATTCCAACGGGAATATCCAATCCGCTTGCGGTGAGTCTGTGCTTCTGATTTTCCACAGAACGTGCACCGATAGCAACATAGGAAAGCAAATCAGATAAATATCTGTGATTTTCAGGGTACAGCATTTCGTCTGCACAGGTGAAACCGGTTTCCGCAATCGCTCTGATGTGTAGACTTCTGATTGCCACTACCCCTTTTAACATATCCGATTCTTTGTTTGGATCAGGCTGATGAAGCATTCCCTTGTAACCGTCGCCTGTGGTTCTGGGTTTATTGGTGTAAATTCTGGGGATGATAAGAATTTTATCTGCCACTTTGTCCTGCACGGTGCGAAGACGGGAAATGTAATCAATCACACTGTCATCGTGGTCGGCAGAACAGGGACCGATAATTAAAATAAACCTATCATCTTTGCCTTCAAAGATTGACTTAATTTCCATATCTCTTTTTACTTTTAACTGTTCTAACTGATAAGATAAGGGATACTGCTCCTTAATTTCCATAGGGATTGGCAGTTTCCGTTTGAAATTCATGTTCATTTTAATCTCCTCCAAGATACTATTTTTTATCAAATAACGCTCTGCGCTCAGTGGAATGGCGCATCATTTGTCGCATACCGTCGATATCCTCAGTTTCGAGCATTGTTTTCAATTCCTTGAATTTATTCATAAATAAGTCCATCTGACTAAGGAGCACTTCTTTGTTTGCTACAAACAGTTCACTCCACATCAAATCGTTAATACGGGCAATTCTGGTTAAATCACGGAAGGAATCCCCCGTAAATTTTTCCATATGTTCCTTGTCATTGCAAGTCATTAACGTAATGGCAATACAGTGCGTCAACTGGGAAAGAAACCCAATCATCTCGTCGTGTTCTTCAGGCGATAAGGTTGTCACGTTGGAAAAACCAAGTAATCTGCCTAATTCCAGACAAGTGTTAATTGCTTTAGGTGTGTTTTTATCGGTGGGAGTTACAATATAGTTGGCACCTGCAAACATCTTATCGGTACTGTTTTCCACACCGGAAACCTCTCGTCCTGCCATAGGATGGGCGGCAATAAATTCCACGTCATCCCGTAACATATTCTGAATTTTATAGACGATACTTCCTTTGACGCCTGTTACGTCAGAAAGAATCGCACCGCTTTTTAAAAGATGCTGATTTGCTTCAATCCATTCCACAAAAATATGAGGATAGAGCGCAAAAATCACCAGGTCTGCTTCTTCGATCAATTTTTTGTCAAGTTCTGTGGAACCCTCATCAATAATACCTTCTTGCAAGGCATAATCAATGGAGCTTTGCTCTTTGGTGATTGCGGAAATATGAAAGCCGAAGCGTTTTAACACTCTGGCATAACTTCCACCCAAAAGACCAAGTCCCACAATTAAAATATTTTTACTAACATCTACGATCATGTTATATTCACCTCTGCTCCGAGAGTTCTGATATCATTAAAAAAGTTGGGATAACTTTTTTTCACTGCCTCAACCCCCGAAATTTCTCCGCCGATTTGAGAGAGTATCACAGACATAGCCATCACAATCCGATGGTCATTGTGTCCGGATAAAACTGTGCCGCGATACGTTAATTTCTGTTTTGGTACGATAATCATATTGTCACCAAACACCAGTCCGCCTCCCAGTTTTGAGAGTTCTTCGTGCATCGCCATACCACGATCACTTTCTTTGGCTTTTAGTCTGTCGGTACCTATGAAAGTAGCACCGTTTTTCAAAGCCGCCAGTGCAATCAGGATGGGCCCAAGATCAGGACAATCAGAAATATCAAGGATGGGTGTTCCCGTATCCAGCTTAGAAAAATATTCTTTGTAAACCCTATCTCCCTGCAAACTGTCTTCCCTCAGATTGTTGACGGTAACATCTGAACCAAGCAAGTTAAAAGCATCCAAAAATGCGGCGTTGGAATAATCGCCTTCACTTCTGCCGGAAAACCCATGCAATTCGGACGATTTAACTACTAAGGTATATTCATCACTAAAAGAAACATCCGCACCAAAAGACTGCAATGCCGAAAGGGTTAGCTTCACGTAGGAACGGCTTTCAAAAGGTGGGATAATTTCGATTTTTGCATCTTCATTCCGATACACCAATGCAAACAGAAGTCCTGTGATAAACTGACTGCTGATATCCCCTTTTACCTGATAAGTTCCGCTTTTGAAGTTACCGTAAACAGTAACGGAATCTTCGTTTTTTTGGAACAGAAAACCGTTTTCTTTGCAAAGTTCTTCATAAACAGACAAAGGTCTCTCTAACAGACGGGTGCTTCCTTTGAAAACAACTTCTCTCCCCAGGCACAACGCAAGGGGAATCAGAAATCGCAGGGTGCTTCCGCTTTCTCTGCATTCTAAAACAGGGCTATGGGCTTTCATAAAGTTTTTGGGATGAATTGTTACAGTATCGTCATTTACAGTAACCTCTGCACCCAACGCTTGTAAACAATCAAGGGTTGCCAAAATATCTTCACTGTAATCAACACCGGATAATGTACAATCTTCTCCCGATAAGGCAGCACCAATGAGATAACGGTGTGCCATACTTTTAGACGGCGGTGCCTCTATATTCCCTTTTAAGTGACAAGATTTGAATTTCGCGTTCATATTAGTTACCTTCTGATAAAAAGTCAATGGCTTCTAAATATCCGTTTGTGCCGTGACCGGTGATGGTCTTTTTGCAGGCAAGCCGAATATAACTGATTTGTCTGAAATCTTCTCGTTCTTCCACTTTGGAAATATGCACTTCCACCGTGGGAATTGCCACTGCCTTTAAGGCATCCAAAATGGCAATACTGGTGTGAGTATAGGCACCGGGATTGATGACAATGCCGTCAAATTTGCCGTATGCTTTTTGAATTTCGTCCACTAAATCTCCCTCGTGATTGGATTGATAGAACGACACCTCAATATTTCTTTCATCACAGTATCGTTTGATTTTGTTGCATAAATCCGCATAGGTTTCTCTGCCGTAATGGTTCGGCTCCCGAATACCCAACATATTTAAATTCGGTCCGTTTATCACAAGAATGTTCATATAATCAGCTCCGTTCTTTTTGTTGTAATAAATTGAGCTTCTGCTTCGGGTGTTTTTAAATCGGGAACGATGATATCTGCCGTGTCCCGATAAATGTCGATTCGTTCATCATATAATTTTTGCAGTTTTTCCACGGTATCGGATAGGGGTCTGTCATCCGTAGCTTGTAACCGTTTGAGAGTGGCTTCCAGGAAGAATAGTTTGCCGTTTTGCTTTAGGTAAAGCACATTTTCTTCCCGTAAGATGGCACCGCCACCGGTGGAAATAATCTGGCGGTTTTCTTTGGAAATATCATAAATCACTTGGGTTTCCAAATCTCTGAAATAAGGTTCCCCTTTTTCTTTTATGAGTTCTTTAATACTGCATCCGCACCGTTTTTCAATTTCAGTATCAGTATCCACAAAGGTGTAACCATCTAAGGATATACACTTCCCTACCGTACTTTTTCCGCTGCCGGGCATTCCTGTTAACACAATATTTTCTTTGTCACAAAGAATCCGGGCAAAAATGCTGTCTGCCCTTTCTTTTGCAATTTCGATATTTAAAAATTTCTCCACGGCAACCACTGCCTGCATCACCAACATATACAGACCGCCTTCGGCTTTTAATCCCCGTTTTTTTGCATCCAGCACTAGATTGGTGCAAAGCGGATTATATACCGCATCTAAAACCCCTTCCAAATTGGGAAAATAGGAAATATCAATTGGTTTTTCGTCACAGTCTGGATACATTCCGGAAGGAGTGGTATTGATGATGATATTGGCATCAAAATGATTTTGGATAGCTTCCTCGTAGGTAATGCAATTTTCCTTTTTGCTTCTTGAAACGGTCAAAATTTTGGTTGCACCCAAATCTTCGGCAACTACTCGGGCAGTTTTAGAGGTTCCGCCGGTACCTAAAATCAGTATTTTTCGATTTTTAAATTCAAGCTGCAATCTTTTGATTAACGATGTCATACCATAATAATCGGTATTGTAACCATAAAGTTTACCATCCCGATTAACCACGGTATTCACTGCACCGATTTTTTTTGCAATCTCACTGACCTCATCCAGATATGAAATCACTGTTTCTTTATAAGGAATGGTCACATTCACTGCCGCGAACTCTTTTTTTAGAAAGAAATCTTTCACTTCCTCTTCGGAAAGCTCTATCAGTTCATAGGAATAATCGGCAAGTTTTTGGTGAATCTCTTTGGAAAAACTATGAGTCAGTTTTTTCCCGATCAAACCGTATCGTTTCATTTGTTTCTCATCCTTTTAACCAGTCTGTTCCAAACCGCAATGCCAGGGCATCGCACAACACGATTGCCGCCGCCGCATCCTGCACAATTCTTGCCCGATGGACAATGGCAGGGTCATGTCTGCCTTTGGGTTCTAACACAGTTTCCTGCATTTCTTTAAAATCTACGGTATTCTGCGGTTTAAAAATGGTGGGTGTTGGTTTGATGGCAGTTCTGAACACAATGGGCATACCGTTGGTGATACCGCCGTTTAATCCACCGTTATTGTTGGTTTTGGTAACAATTTCGCCGTTTTGGATTGTGAAAGCATCGTTGGCTTCGCTGCCTTTCATATCAGAAATGGCAAATCCTTTTCCAAATTCAATGCCTTTTACGGCAGGAATGGAAAACATCATATGAGAAAGCTGACTTTCTAAAGAATCAAACCAGGGTTCTCCAACCCCGGCAGGCATACCAACAACAGCAGTTTCCAGCACACCGCCAACGCTGTCACCGTCTTTTGCCGCTTCCAAAATGGCATTAGTCATTTTTTCGATACAAACATCATCCAGCACGGCAAAAGTTTTCTGATTGAGCATTTTAATATCGGTCAACAAATCTCCGAATTCTCTATCAGAAATTCCTGCACATTTTTTAACGTGGGTGCCGATAACAATTCCTTTTTGCTCTAAAGCCAATTTACAGATAGCACCTGCCGCAACCAATGCAGCAGTGATTCTGCCGCTGAAATGTCCGCCACCTCTGGCATCCTGAAAGCCGTGATACTTACAATGGGCGGTATAATCGGCGTGAGAGGGACGCGCAACCGTCTTAATTTCCGCGTAGTCACCGCTTTTCACATTTTCATTGGGAATGAGAATGGTAACGGGAGTTCCGGTGGTTTTTCCACAAAGCACACCACTCACAATCTTGAATTCGTCTTTTTCTTTTCTTGGTGTGGAAATTTTTCCGTCGGGACGGCGCAAGGTAAGCATCTTGCTGATATAAGCTTCATCCACTGTGATACCGGGTGCCAGACCGTCAATCACCGCTCCGATATATTCCCCGTGACTTTCGCCGAATAAGGTTACAGCCACACTTGTTCCAAATGTATTTTTCATATCTTTCACCTACTCTATAAAACACTTTCTTGCCAGTTCAATCACTTCATCGCATTTCATTGTGACAAATTTGAAAAAACCAATTTCATCCACCATAGAAACGGTGACGGAATCTCCGTCTGCCTTTTTATCGTGAAATGCTGCTGTTTTTATCATATTCCAATCAAAGTCAATCAGATTGTATAGATTACATTTTTTTAATACTTCAATCACTCTCGGTCGAATAGATTTATCGCACATCGGAAGAAGTCCCAATGCAACACATTCTCCATGATATAAATTGGAAAAATTAGCGCTTTCAATGCCATGACCGATGGTATGGCCAAAATTCAAGATTTTCCGAAGTCCTAATTCTTTTTCGTCCTGCTCTACCACATTCTTTTTGATATTTAGTGAACGAATAATAATCTCGTCAAGGTGTTCATTAATATCTTTGTTTTCAATGATATCAAAAAGCTCTTTATCGGAGGTCAATGCCATTTTTACCGCTTCTGCAAGTCCGTTGGAAATCTGCCGCGTTGGAAGGGTGCTTAAAAGATCTGGGTCAACCAGCACCTTTTTCGGCTGATAAAAGGCTCCCACGATGTTTTTCACACC
This portion of the Oscillospiraceae bacterium genome encodes:
- a CDS encoding 3-deoxy-7-phosphoheptulonate synthase codes for the protein MKMNMNFKRKLPIPMEIKEQYPLSYQLEQLKVKRDMEIKSIFEGKDDRFILIIGPCSADHDDSVIDYISRLRTVQDKVADKILIIPRIYTNKPRTTGDGYKGMLHQPDPNKESDMLKGVVAIRSLHIRAIAETGFTCADEMLYPENHRYLSDLLSYVAIGARSVENQKHRLTASGLDIPVGMKNPTAGDISVMMNSITAAQHSHTFIYRGWEVESHGNPLAHAILRGYVNKHGQSMPNYHYEDLIHLAETYAKSGLTNPGVIIDTNHANSGKKWAEQPRIAKEVLHSCRHSEDIKKLVKGLMIESYLEDGSQKPEEGVYGKSITDPCLGWEKTEKLIYDLADVL
- the aroC gene encoding chorismate synthase, with the protein product MKNTFGTSVAVTLFGESHGEYIGAVIDGLAPGITVDEAYISKMLTLRRPDGKISTPRKEKDEFKIVSGVLCGKTTGTPVTILIPNENVKSGDYAEIKTVARPSHADYTAHCKYHGFQDARGGGHFSGRITAALVAAGAICKLALEQKGIVIGTHVKKCAGISDREFGDLLTDIKMLNQKTFAVLDDVCIEKMTNAILEAAKDGDSVGGVLETAVVGMPAGVGEPWFDSLESQLSHMMFSIPAVKGIEFGKGFAISDMKGSEANDAFTIQNGEIVTKTNNNGGLNGGITNGMPIVFRTAIKPTPTIFKPQNTVDFKEMQETVLEPKGRHDPAIVHRARIVQDAAAAIVLCDALALRFGTDWLKG
- a CDS encoding 3-phosphoshikimate 1-carboxyvinyltransferase translates to MNAKFKSCHLKGNIEAPPSKSMAHRYLIGAALSGEDCTLSGVDYSEDILATLDCLQALGAEVTVNDDTVTIHPKNFMKAHSPVLECRESGSTLRFLIPLALCLGREVVFKGSTRLLERPLSVYEELCKENGFLFQKNEDSVTVYGNFKSGTYQVKGDISSQFITGLLFALVYRNEDAKIEIIPPFESRSYVKLTLSALQSFGADVSFSDEYTLVVKSSELHGFSGRSEGDYSNAAFLDAFNLLGSDVTVNNLREDSLQGDRVYKEYFSKLDTGTPILDISDCPDLGPILIALAALKNGATFIGTDRLKAKESDRGMAMHEELSKLGGGLVFGDNMIIVPKQKLTYRGTVLSGHNDHRIVMAMSVILSQIGGEISGVEAVKKSYPNFFNDIRTLGAEVNIT
- a CDS encoding prephenate dehydrogenase/arogenate dehydrogenase family protein encodes the protein MVDVSKNILIVGLGLLGGSYARVLKRFGFHISAITKEQSSIDYALQEGIIDEGSTELDKKLIEEADLVIFALYPHIFVEWIEANQHLLKSGAILSDVTGVKGSIVYKIQNMLRDDVEFIAAHPMAGREVSGVENSTDKMFAGANYIVTPTDKNTPKAINTCLELGRLLGFSNVTTLSPEEHDEMIGFLSQLTHCIAITLMTCNDKEHMEKFTGDSFRDLTRIARINDLMWSELFVANKEVLLSQMDLFMNKFKELKTMLETEDIDGMRQMMRHSTERRALFDKK
- a CDS encoding TIGR03905 family TSCPD domain-containing protein gives rise to the protein MQYTYYPKGVCSRKIDLEITDGIITSVRFLGGCHGNTQGVSRLMEGFSVEEAIRRLEGIDCMGKGTSCPDQLAKALKEAIKS
- the aroB gene encoding 3-dehydroquinate synthase; this encodes MNIHMNLGENSYDILVERGLLREAGKHLNLVRRVLVVTDCGVPEEYAKIVAAQCKEAVICTVAAGEDSKSISGFSKLLETMLIHNFSRRDCVVAVGGGVVGDLSGFAAASYMRGIDFYNIPTTLLSQIDSSIGGKTGINFGGVKNIVGAFYQPKKVLVDPDLLSTLPTRQISNGLAEAVKMALTSDKELFDIIENKDINEHLDEIIIRSLNIKKNVVEQDEKELGLRKILNFGHTIGHGIESANFSNLYHGECVALGLLPMCDKSIRPRVIEVLKKCNLYNLIDFDWNMIKTAAFHDKKADGDSVTVSMVDEIGFFKFVTMKCDEVIELARKCFIE
- a CDS encoding shikimate dehydrogenase — translated: MKRYGLIGKKLTHSFSKEIHQKLADYSYELIELSEEEVKDFFLKKEFAAVNVTIPYKETVISYLDEVSEIAKKIGAVNTVVNRDGKLYGYNTDYYGMTSLIKRLQLEFKNRKILILGTGGTSKTARVVAEDLGATKILTVSRSKKENCITYEEAIQNHFDANIIINTTPSGMYPDCDEKPIDISYFPNLEGVLDAVYNPLCTNLVLDAKKRGLKAEGGLYMLVMQAVVAVEKFLNIEIAKERADSIFARILCDKENIVLTGMPGSGKSTVGKCISLDGYTFVDTDTEIEKRCGCSIKELIKEKGEPYFRDLETQVIYDISKENRQIISTGGGAILREENVLYLKQNGKLFFLEATLKRLQATDDRPLSDTVEKLQKLYDERIDIYRDTADIIVPDLKTPEAEAQFITTKRTELII
- a CDS encoding radical SAM protein; amino-acid sequence: MLSAQHSRANIGHITRLRINEDGPGVRSVVFMCACPLNCLWCCNPELCASERFKSLTVDELYSYIAKDVIYFKNSVGGVTFSGGEPLLHTDFIKNFIQKYCKDFSVAIETSLYTDRDTLKKLIPLIDRWYIDFKVFEEKKHLKYTGVSNEIIKENLRYLCEHINQDKITVTYPMIPGYNTTDENLTQMIVLLKELNIFHIELHPYRKEQEEKHLDIGLEATVIEELDPELYNDIQNRFLQNGFQIQKLQPYREKEKCKYLKDIRKELCRKYQIPLDIKNCSFEGRCVGTCPQCEYELQVINEWFKNNWKGNGIDE
- the aroQ gene encoding type II 3-dehydroquinate dehydratase, translated to MNILVINGPNLNMLGIREPNHYGRETYADLCNKIKRYCDERNIEVSFYQSNHEGDLVDEIQKAYGKFDGIVINPGAYTHTSIAILDALKAVAIPTVEVHISKVEEREDFRQISYIRLACKKTITGHGTNGYLEAIDFLSEGN